The Fundulus heteroclitus isolate FHET01 chromosome 13, MU-UCD_Fhet_4.1, whole genome shotgun sequence genome contains a region encoding:
- the LOC105931624 gene encoding GTPase IMAP family member 7, giving the protein MDSYKVSPNNAYRYGTNLTNNNELRIVMVGKTGIGKSASGNTILGRPCFESKCSAKSMTVNCSKCSSQVDGQQVAVIDTPGLFDTTTGKDETTKDLSQCITYAAPGPHIFLVVISVGRFTEEEKHSVQWIQETFGKSADKYSMVLFTHGDNLESTIEDFLSESPELQELVSRCNGQYHVFNNKLKDKKPQVLELLQKIRDIVKINGGSHYTNEMFQEAERATKEKKQRILKEKQEEIRKQKEELERKIQEKYQTEMQKYQKQLQAEREREKKEREEEMRRMTEMMNKQMEREREREREWEREREREKREREME; this is encoded by the exons ATGGACAGCTACAAGGTCAGCCCAAACAACGCATACCGCTATG GAACCAACTTAACAAACAACAATGAGCTGAGGATTGTGATGGTGGGGAAAACTGGAATTGGGAAGAGTGCTTCTGGAAACACCATTCTGGGTCGACCTTGCTTTGAATCCAAATGCAGCGCCAAATCCATGActgtgaactgctccaaatgcAGCAGTCAGGTGGATGGACAGCAGGTTGCTGTCATTGACACTCCGGGTCTGTTTGACACCACAACTGGAAAAGATGAAACAACCAAAGACCTGAGTCAGTGCATCACTTATGCTGCTCCTGGACCCCATATATTCCTGGTGGTCATTTCAGTAGGCAGATTcacagaagaggaaaaacactCAGTCCAATGGATTCAAGAAACCTTTGGAAAATCTGCAGACAAATACAGCATGGTTCTCTTTACTCATGGAGACAACCTTGAATCCACCATTGAAGATTTCTTGTCTGAAAGCccagagctgcaggagctggTGTCCAGATGCAACGGCCAATATCATGTCTTCAACAACAAGCTGAAAGATAAGAAACCTCAGGTCCTTGAGCTGCTCCAGAAGATCAGGgacattgttaaaataaatggaGGAAGTCACTACACCAACGAGATGTTCCAGGAGGCTGAGAGGGCAACCAAAGAGAAGAAACAACGCATCCTGAAGGAGAAACAAGAGGAAATACGTAAACAGAAAGAAGAACTGGAGAGAAAGATACAAGAAAAGTACCAGACAGAGATGCAGAAATATCAGAAGCAGCTCCaggctgagagagagagggagaagaaggagagagaggaggagatgaGAAGGATGACGGAGATGATGAATAAGCAGATGGAAAGGGAAAGGGAGAGGGAAAGGGAATGGGAAAGGGAAAGGGAaagggaaaaacgggaaaggGAAATGGAA
- the LOC118565429 gene encoding exosome complex component RRP42-like — protein MEVNTSISNTLYKVFNNEHSLDLRSLCISPGEHCWVLYVDVLLLQCDGNLYDAISIAIKAALFNTKIPRVHISSDDEGGKEIELSDDPYDCMRVDVENVPCIVTLCKIGHRHVVDATLQEMACSVASLIISVTHKGVITCTRKVGRGSLDPESICEMTEAGRRVGKALHSPLMKLLQQEESLGKKRQKVGFLG, from the exons ATGGAAGTTAATACTTCCATAAGCAACACCCTCTACAAGGTCTTCAACAACGAGCACAGCTTGGATCTGAGGAGCCTCTGCATAAGTCCTGGAGAGCACTGCTGGGTGCTTTATGTGGACGTGTTG CTGCTTCAGTGTGATGGAAATTTATATGATGCCATCTCGATAGCGATCAAGGCTGCCCTCTTCAACACAAA AATCCCCAGAGTCCACATATCGTCGGATGACGAGGGAGGGAAAGAGATCGAGCTCTCGGACGACCCCTACGACTGCATGAGAGTTGATGTAGAAAACGTTCCCTGTATAGTGACTTTGTGCAAG ATCGGCCACAGGCACGTGGTGGACGCCACTCTTCAGGAGATGGCCTGCTCTGTGGCGAGCCTCATCATCTCCGTCACGCACAAAGGTGTAATCACCTGCACGAGGAAGGTGGGGAGAGGAAGCCTGGACCCAGAGAGCATCTGTGAGATGACAGAG GCAGGAAGACGAGTGGGGAAAGCTCTCCACTCTCCTCTCATGAAGCttctgcagcaggaggagagtCTGGGCAAGAAGAGGCAGAAAGTTGGCTTTCTTGGTTAA